The following is a genomic window from Chloracidobacterium sp..
GCACTTCGTACATTTTTTCCTGAAAGAGATCTTCGTCCGGGCATCCATCAAACCGCATCGATCGACACATCGGCGGTTATTGATCCTAATGCCGAGATCGGGGCTAATGTTGTGATCGGTGCGAATTCGAGCATTGCTGCGGGCGTGCGGTTGATGGCTAATGTTACCGTTTACGACAATGTGACGATCGGCGAGAACACGATCATCCACTCAGGCACTGCAGTTCGCGAGAACACGCTGATCGGCCGTAACTGCATTATCCACAACAATTCGGTTATCGGAGCCGATGGCTTCGGATATGCGAAGACCGAGGAAAAGACATGGCTCAAGATACCTCAAACCGGCCGCGTCGTTATCGAGGACGATGTCGAGATCGGAGCACTTTCTGCCGTCGATCGTGCATCAGTCGGAGAAACCCGAATCGAGCGTGGTGTCAAGATCGACAACATGGTACAGATCGGCCACTCATGCACTATCGATGAGGACGCTCTGATCTGCGCGCAAACGGGCCTTGCCGGCAGTTCGCATATCGGAAAGCGTGTCATATTAACGGGCCAAGTCGGTATCGCAGGCCATTTGAAGGTCGGCGATGATGCGATATTGACCGCAAAGAGCGCAACTTCGCACGATGTGGAACCGGGTAAGGTCGTCTCGGGAATTCCGGCCTTTGACAACCGCGAATGGCTCCGTTCGGTTGCAGCATTCAGGAAGCTCGGCGAGATCGCCCAACGACTGCGAAAGTTGGAGAAGAAAGTACTCTCATCGGACGAATAATCGACGGCGCGTGTCGGCAATGCTTTGCATCGATGCCGTCTTTGCATGATGATGGAACTATGAAATCAAGTTCCGGCTACGACATTTCACCGCTTGATGGCGAGACTATTGAACGCCTTGCGTCCGGCCTTACGGCGGAAGAACAACGAATTTTGCTCAGCCACGGCACCGAAGCCCCGTTCTGCGGCGGACTGCTCGATAACAAACTTGAAGGCACATATGTCTGCCGCCTTTGCGGACTTCCGCTATTCAGTTCGAGGCATAAGTTTCATTCCGGCACAGGTTGGCCTTCATTCTACGCGCCGTCCGACAAGAGCCATTTGTCAGAGATAGAAGACAACAGCTACGGAATGCGCCG
Proteins encoded in this region:
- the lpxD gene encoding UDP-3-O-(3-hydroxymyristoyl)glucosamine N-acyltransferase, which translates into the protein MKLSELASTVGAVIENADADIDITSVASLEDALPGSVSFLSNPKYTPQVGVTKASAIFVGEGVEVARNDIAILRTKDPRIAYTLALRTFFPERDLRPGIHQTASIDTSAVIDPNAEIGANVVIGANSSIAAGVRLMANVTVYDNVTIGENTIIHSGTAVRENTLIGRNCIIHNNSVIGADGFGYAKTEEKTWLKIPQTGRVVIEDDVEIGALSAVDRASVGETRIERGVKIDNMVQIGHSCTIDEDALICAQTGLAGSSHIGKRVILTGQVGIAGHLKVGDDAILTAKSATSHDVEPGKVVSGIPAFDNREWLRSVAAFRKLGEIAQRLRKLEKKVLSSDE
- the msrB gene encoding peptide-methionine (R)-S-oxide reductase MsrB encodes the protein MKSSSGYDISPLDGETIERLASGLTAEEQRILLSHGTEAPFCGGLLDNKLEGTYVCRLCGLPLFSSRHKFHSGTGWPSFYAPSDKSHLSEIEDNSYGMRRVEIRCSRCGGHQGHVFPDGPPPTYLRYCVNSASLAFVEEGDKIVLRT